In the Sus scrofa isolate TJ Tabasco breed Duroc chromosome 6, Sscrofa11.1, whole genome shotgun sequence genome, one interval contains:
- the BCL3 gene encoding B-cell CLL/lymphoma 3 (The RefSeq protein has 1 substitution, 1 frameshift compared to this genomic sequence): MPRCPAGTMDEGPVDLRTRPKAGGPPGAALPLRKRPLRPPSPEPAAPRGAAGPAVPSDPLRGGSDAPAVPAPPHGLARPEAVYYPGPLLPLYPTPTMGSPFPLLNLPTPLYPMVCSMEHPLSADIAVATRADEDGDTPLHIAVVQGNLPAVHRLVSLFHHGGRELDIYNNLRQTPLHLAVITTLPSVVRLLVMAGASPMALDRHGQTAAHLACEHRSPACLRALLDSAAGGTMDLEARNYDGLTALHVAVNTECHKAVLLLLEHGADIDAVDIKSGRSPLIHAVENNSLSMVQLLLQHGANVNAQMYSGSSALHSASGRGLLPLVRTLVRSGADSGLKNCHNDTPLMVARSRRVIDILRGKATRPAPASQPEPSPDRSATTSPESGSRLSSNGLLSASPPSSPSQSPPKDTPGFSMAPPSFFLPPSSPPTFLPFARVLRAPGRPVPPSPAPGGS, from the exons ATGCCCCGATGCCCCGCGGGGACCATGGACGAGGGGCCCGTGGACCTGCGCACCCGGCCCAAGGCCGGCGGACCCCCCGGCGCCGCGCTGCCGCTCCGCAAGCGCCCTCTGCGCCCGCCCTCCCCGGAGCCGGCCGCCCCCCGCGGGGCTGCGGGCCCCGCGGTCCCCTCGGATCCCCTCCGCGGTGGCTCCGACGCGCCGGCGGTGCCCGCGCCCC ACGGCCTGGCCCGGCCAGAGGCGGTTTACTACCCGG GACCTTTGCTGCCCCTGTACCCCACCCCAACCATGGgctctccctttcctctgctgAACCTGCCTACACCCCTGTACCCCATGGTGTGCTCCATGGAACACCCCCTGTCGGCTGACATCGCCGTGGCCACCCGCGCGGATGAGGATGGAGACAC gccactcCACATTGCAGTAGTGCAGGGCAATCTGCCAGCGGTACATCGGCTAGTCAGCCTCTTCCACCACGGCGGCCGCGAGCTGGATATCTACAACAACCTCCGGCAG ACACCGCTACACCTGGCTGTGATAACCACTTTGCCCTCTGTGGTCCGGCTCCTGGTGATGGCCGGGGCCAGCCCCATGGCACTGGACCGCCACGGCCAGACGGCAGCCCACCTGGCGTGCGAGCACCGCAGCCCGGCCTGCCTGCGGGCGCTGCTGGACAGCGCGGCCGGGGGCACCATGGACCTGGAGGCCCGAAACTACGACG GGCTCACTGCCCTGCACGTGGCAGTGAACACCGAGTGCCACGAAGCCGTGCTGCTCTTGCTTGAGCACGGCGCAGACATCGACGCGGTG GACATTAAGAGCGGCCGCTCCCCACTCATCCACGCCGTGGAAAACAACAGCCTTAGCatggtgcagctgctgctgcag CACGGCGCCAACGTGAACGCGCAGATGTACTCCGGCAGCTCCGCTCTGCACTCGGCGTCGGGCCGCGGGCTCCTCCCGCTCGTGCGCACGCTGGTCCGCAGCGGCGCGGACAGCGGCCTCAAGAACTGCCACAACGACACGCCGCTCATGGTGGCGCGCAGCCGGCGG GTCATCGACATCCTGAGGGGGAAGGCTACACGGCCTGCTCCTGCATCCCAGCCGGAGCCCTCCCCCGACCGGAGCGCCACCACCTCCCCTGAGAGCGGCAGCCGCCTGAGCTCCAACG GTCTTCTGTCGGCATCACCACCCTCCTCGCCCTCCCAGTCTCCCCCCAAGGACACCCCTGGATTCTCCATGGCTCCCCccagtttcttccttcctccctcatctcCACCTACCTTCCTGCCCTTTGCCAGGGTCCTGCGGGCCCCTGGCCGGCcggtgcccccctccccagctccaggaGGCAGCTGA